cgAGAACGTAAATAAAAACCATTCAAATAGTAGCTTTAGTAATAACTTCTGTATGAATGAAATAAATagtttaaaaaatattacaaatgATGATACATATGTTACGTGTCTAGAAAATTTATTAAGGAATCATGGAAATATTGATACTAAtgaaatgtataaatataatgataaaaatattaattgtTTGAATgatatcatatttttagaTGTATATCGAGCTTATAATGTATTAACATACATGCAAGAAAAAGTTAGtgttataatttttacaattaaatttataggacaaaaattaaaaagaaaacatgTTCCTGAAGAAGTTGTTATTTCTTTGGAATTTCTAAATTTCTGTGTAAAGAACCTAGGTTTATTTTTCGCTAGATTTATTGATGAAAGttttatgaaaaagatAAGTAAACTCTTAAGAACGACtactttaaaaaaatcattAACAAAAGATGTTAAATCGAAATTATCCAAATTTTTAATAGTACCAATTATACATCCAGGTGTAGCTACAGATCCAAGACTTCATTTTATTAAGAGaaaaattttattcatGATGCAATTATGGCATgattcatttatattacatcAACATATATGCACGGCAATATTTGCtgaatataaatcattaaaagaaaaaggaaTTACATTCCCTGTTATTAATAAAGCTGAGAAgttttttgtaaaaaatgCTGATATGTCTCCATCTTTTTCGGATGATAATATACTTTATGATATACCCTTAAATTTAACacaaattaataatattatgaaaagTCTAAAAgcaataaaaaatatgacCAATGGTCAAGAAAAAGTTAAATGTATACAAATTGTTTCCAagtataaaaatgatatattacAATCTATAAACAAATTATCGGATTATAAAGGAAATTCTAACATATCATTAACCTtaaattctttattatatattaatgatcaaatatgtatttttcAAAAAGATATCCAAAATGAAAACTTGGaaaatttacaaaataaacaacatgataataataatactcCTGATAAACATTTGGAAAATAGTAATGACAACCATGAAGATAATCATCATGATTataatgttaataataatattaaaaaaaaaagtaaaaaaaaaaataaaaacaataagGATAAAGATAATACCCAAATGGATAAtcttaataatatcatttttaataaatatgatcCATGGAATGttgaacaaaaaaatgaaaaaacTAATGAAAACGATAATATCAATAAATTGTTTTTTAACAATGAATCAGATCATTTTGATcaaagtaaaaaaaattcatcatttaaaaatttaataaataatcaaaataatgaCTCTTTGTTGtttaataatgatatcATGTTTTCATTTGCAGAAAATGATTTACAAAATGTAAAGgataattcaaaaaaaaatgaaaacaaCATATTATTGGATCATATAGatagtaaaaataataataataataataataataataataataatagtaatattatGCAAGATGGtgaaaatatagaaaatgtTGATGATAAATATAGCTTCTTTAACGAATTAAATGATTTtgattataatacatataatatatcatctagccaaaatatatacaatttagaactgaataataataataataataataataaggatTGTTCATATGGAAAGGACACATTGTCAGATTCTGTCAACCATCCAATGAATAATCAAAGGGTAAGTGATATTTCAAAGgagaaagaaaaattagATTATCCCAtaagtaataaaataaatctTGTAAATTCTTCAAGtttgaatattataaataataatatgtgtGATGATCCAAAAGAATTGAATAATGAATGTATTaatgagaaaaataatatttacatcGAAACGGAAAATCTAAATTTTAGTAATTTCAAGAGAGAGGAATTACATGATTTCAATAATGAAAATCCACCTTTTACAACcaatcaaataaaaaatcataATTTACAATTGAATAATGAGGATAATGATTTGTTGAATGATAGAAATGACAATGATAATTTAAAgttacaaaaaaataatattatattaacaaaCCAAAGGAATAAATCACTATATTtagatgatgataataataataataatagtaatgaTACGAATAGGGATAATAACTTAAAAGTGtatgataattttatgATAGATAATACATCTTATATTATAAGTACTGATACATCTTCGTATAAACCAAAAAATTCTCctgatataaaaaattgttcCATTGGAGACAACgaacaaaatgataaaaacGATAACAATCATTTGAATTATACTTATAAGGAAGAAGATGTGAAAGAGATGAATGTGTATGATCACATGAGTAAGAAGGATTATCACGATTTATTTGACACATTTGGATTTAATACAAATGAAGGGAAAAATCAAAAGGACGACGCTCATAAAAACGTGCCTCTTGAAAATATGATTagtgataatattaataaggACGATGATCATAATGTAGagtataaaattaattcCGAATCCAATGATAACAACCATTCAGAATATAATGCGCAAAAGGGTGATGATAttgaacatatatataataataataataataatatcgaaaataataaaagtaataataataagagTGATAATCATGAagataacaataataagAGTGTTAATcatgaagataataataagaagaaaaattacGATAAAATGGTAAATAAAGATGATGCACATATTTTGGATCCATTAGACAACAATAAAATGAATGAGCAAAATGATAATACTCCTGTAGAGCAAATTGTAacaaataatgaaaaaatagaagatgtcaaaaataataatactaataataatatatccatacaacataatgaaaatgaagatGAAAATGAAGACGAAAATGAAGACGAAGATTCGAACGATATTAATTTTGATGAAATTGATGAGATCACAAAAGCTATAGATGACCTGAACGATAATTTTGAAAGTATGgatatgtataaatatgatcattagttatatatatatatatatatatatatatatatatatgtattttctttttccttttttttttttttttttttttttttttttttttttttttttttaaaattttttaaattttttataattttttttttttttttttttNNNNNNNNNNNNNNNNNNNNNNNNNNNNNNNNNNNNNNNNNNNNNNNNNNNNNNNNNNNNNNNNNNNNNNNNNNNNNNNNNNNNNNNNNNNNNNNNNNNNNNNNNNNNNNNNNNNNNNNNNNNNNNNNNNNNNNNNNNNNNNNNNNNNNNNATTTtgatttttcttttcttttttttttttatgtatgtatatatatatatatatatatatatattgattaaaaaattgtttaaattaaaaaatttgaatttgttttttttcttttttttttttaacgaataaaatttttatgtttttataataatttaataacttaaaaacatttaagttacaaataaaattttacTATGAAAATGAgacatattaaaaaaaaataaataaaataacaaatatgtataaacATAGCAgtttaattataataatataacagataaaataaaatatatatatttatatatgtcCATTAGTTCtcaaatattatataaattgtaTGATCttaatattctttttaaataaaaaaaaagattaaTCAGCTTGGCAAGTATCGTGTAGTAAAACAAACTCGCGGTTGGAACTTCCAAACCTGATTATATCAGTTTCtctataaaataaataaataaatatatatatatatatatatgtgtatatttttttattattttatttttttcttaccTCAGTTcgtaatatttatttggttgaattttttcattatttatgtaaGTACCATTGGTACTATTAAGATCAAGAAGAAATGGTAAAATTTTACTTTCGTGTTTTTTAAATTGAATGACAGCATGTTGCTTAGATATACTAATATTATTCAGTTGAATATCTACAGCTAGCTGTTCTTTTCCGATTAAGTAATAAGACTTGTCATGTATGTGTAATATTTCTACgaagaaaatgatatgaaataatatattaatatatatatgttgaaTTGATTTATTTGTTAAGATTAAAAAACATAAGGAAAACacataaattataaaaaaatacagttatatatatataattaattaattatttatttatctaATACATTACTTTGAGGCTCGTTGTTATTAGAATCCTTGAACATATAAAGTCTCCATTTCTTATCCGGCTTTTCAGCATCTATGCTTTCTGTATATTTCATTTCAAttccatttttataaatctTTTCTTGAGCTAATAAACCAGAAGGATTAAAATTTTgtgtttcttttttttgaaccttttttttttctttttcttcttcagATTGTTCTTcatctttttcatttttgttttttccTTTGTGTGTACTATTAATGTTTTCCTTCTCATAATGTTTTGTtgattttcttttaatatctTGTTCATTATACCtaatattatgattttGTTTCCcatatttatcatatttgttatatttatccTTATTGTGATGATGAGAAATAGAAGGtctatttttatcatattccttttcatttatattattattatcattttttttagttGTCTGATAggtatttttattcttatctttatatttttcttctacaccttttttcttattttctACATCTGAAGAATATTTATCTACTAATATTTTGGATgatttacttttttttctagCATTGTGATCCACAGTTTTATGATGTTTCATTTCTTCATCTTCACTTGTTATGTTTCTATATTTTCTCTTACTATCGTAATATGAATTATCTTTACTAGTTCTTGTATGTTCACTTGATTTCttaagaatataaattttatccatttgtttatcatatttatcatgcttatcatatttatcatGCTTACCATATTTATCATGCTTACCATATTTATCATGcttatcatatttattatgtttatcatatttattatgtttatcatatttattatgtttatcatatttatcatgcttatatttatcgtgcttatcatatttatcgtgcttatcatatttatcatgcttatcatatttattatgcttatcatatttattatgtttatcACATTTATCATGcttatcatatttattatgcTTATCACATTTATCATGCTTATCATATTTACCATtcttatcatatttatcttttttgCAATATTTGTCACCTTTTTCTTTACTCCCAGACGAGCTTCTATAATTATTACGCTTCTTATCATTATACATATCTTCATTActatctttttctttttttgaTTGAGACCTATTTGTGcttatttcatttatattttctttaatactttttttattggCGTGATTATCATATCTATAAGAATTTGAGCTGTCAGCTGATAAGTAAACATCATCATCTttcaaattatttatatcatatttttcgttttctattttcttttttaatttaacacattcattattatcatcttcAGCATCATTTGatgtattaattttttcttctgtgttcattttaaatttttttcaaaaatttGGGCAtctatataaaatatatatatattatatatatatatatatttatttatttatttatttaaatttattttttttatatttctttatttattactaatttggtatatattttatattcatcattttgttatttataaaagtgtatatattctatttatatatatatttgtttttaaagTTATATCttggatatat
The genomic region above belongs to Plasmodium reichenowi strain SY57 chromosome 13, whole genome shotgun sequence and contains:
- a CDS encoding hypothetical protein (conserved Plasmodium protein, unknown function), which translates into the protein MDNRGIRRRKEGQENDINIENNADIFIRETSRNSSNNWNNNIRKYENEHKNMHTNNSLRNITRKGMASDDSSNDGKKKSVSIFNSANISSISNNCMKSFNNILNNINYNITSATTFNINSSSNNNNNIYSNNYNRNHNMYNNNNNNFLQNHSKNSFSKGFGIQNNANVYNQHYNNNNINQRTDNYNYNFHNNNNNNNINSSNVNHQYGSRNEPTLNSHDLEKFLNNNENVNKNHSNSSFSNNFCMNEINSLKNITNDDTYVTCLENLLRNHGNIDTNEMYKYNDKNINCLNDIIFLDVYRAYNVLTYMQEKVSVIIFTIKFIGQKLKRKHVPEEVVISLEFLNFCVKNLGLFFARFIDESFMKKISKLLRTTTLKKSLTKDVKSKLSKFLIVPIIHPGVATDPRLHFIKRKILFMMQLWHDSFILHQHICTAIFAEYKSLKEKGITFPVINKAEKFFVKNADMSPSFSDDNILYDIPLNLTQINNIMKSLKAIKNMTNGQEKVKCIQIVSKYKNDILQSINKLSDYKGNSNISLTLNSLLYINDQICIFQKDIQNENLENLQNKQHDNNNTPDKHLENSNDNHEDNHHDYNVNNNIKKKSKKKNKNNKDKDNTQMDNLNNIIFNKYDPWNVEQKNEKTNENDNINKLFFNNESDHFDQSKKNSSFKNLINNQNNDSLLFNNDIMFSFAENDLQNVKDNSKKNENNILLDHIDSKNNNNNNNNNNNNSNIMQDGENIENVDDKYSFFNELNDFDYNTYNISSSQNIYNLELNNNNNNNNKDCSYGKDTLSDSVNHPMNNQRVSDISKEKEKLDYPISNKINLVNSSSLNIINNNMCDDPKELNNECINEKNNIYIETENLNFSNFKREELHDFNNENPPFTTNQIKNHNLQLNNEDNDLLNDRNDNDNLKLQKNNIILTNQRNKSLYLDDDNNNNNSNDTNRDNNLKVYDNFMIDNTSYIISTDTSSYKPKNSPDIKNCSIGDNEQNDKNDNNHLNYTYKEEDVKEMNVYDHMSKKDYHDLFDTFGFNTNEGKNQKDDAHKNVPLENMISDNINKDDDHNVEYKINSESNDNNHSEYNAQKGDDIEHIYNNNNNNIENNKSNNNKSDNHEDNNNKSVNHEDNNKKKNYDKMVNKDDAHILDPLDNNKMNEQNDNTPVEQIVTNNEKIEDVKNNNTNNNISIQHNENEDENEDENEDEDSNDINFDEIDEITKAIDDLNDNFESMDMYKYDH
- a CDS encoding fork head domain protein, putative, which codes for MNTEEKINTSNDAEDDNNECVKLKKKIENEKYDINNLKDDDVYLSADSSNSYRYDNHANKKSIKENINEISTNRSQSKKEKDSNEDMYNDKKRNNYRSSSGSKEKGDKYCKKDKYDKNGKYDKHDKCDKHNKYDKHDKCDKHNKYDKHNKYDKHDKYDKHDKYDKHDKYKHDKYDKHNKYDKHNKYDKHNKYDKHDKYGKHDKYGKHDKYDKHDKYDKQMDKIYILKKSSEHTRTSKDNSYYDSKRKYRNITSEDEEMKHHKTVDHNARKKSKSSKILVDKYSSDVENKKKGVEEKYKDKNKNTYQTTKKNDNNNINEKEYDKNRPSISHHHNKDKYNKYDKYGKQNHNIRYNEQDIKRKSTKHYEKENINSTHKGKNKNEKDEEQSEEEKEKKKVQKKETQNFNPSGLLAQEKIYKNGIEMKYTESIDAEKPDKKWRLYMFKDSNNNEPQKILHIHDKSYYLIGKEQLAVDIQLNNISISKQHAVIQFKKHESKILPFLLDLNSTNGTYINNEKIQPNKYYELRETDIIRFGSSNREFVLLHDTCQAD